In the Phaseolus vulgaris cultivar G19833 chromosome 7, P. vulgaris v2.0, whole genome shotgun sequence genome, one interval contains:
- the LOC137828004 gene encoding ABC transporter G family member 25, with protein MPTPNGDSSNTNLPPKHNPQESCDLPPFLSSSYPITLKFMDVAYRLKIEDKQKTGGSIKRLFTPHQSSPSDQGSRAGAPQERVILKGVTGIAHPGEILAVLGPSGSGKSTLLNALAGRLHGNGLTGTILANSGKLNKSVLRRTGFVTQDDILYPHLTVRETLVFCAMLRLPRALPRAAKVAAAESAIAELGLRKCEHTIIGNSFIRGVSGGERKRVSIAHEMLVDPLLLILDEPTSGLDSTAAHRLVVTLGTLAKKGKSVITSVHQPSSRVYQMFDKVVLLSEGQCLYFGKGSDAMRYFQSVGFAPSFPMNPADFLLDLANGVSHVDGQSEKDRPNIKQSLIHSYNTILGPKVKAACMDTATVPTKSTNPLRSSCSKECRRSNRVSFFDWFYQFSILLQRSLKERKHESFNTLRVFQVIAAALLAGLMWWHSDYRNIQDRLGLLFFIAIFWGVFPSFNSVFAFPQERAIFMKERASGMYKLSSYFMARIVGDLPMELILPTIFLVITYWMGGLKQDLWAFVLTLLVVLGYVMVSQGLGLALGAAIMDAKQASTVAAVTMLAFVLTGGYYVHKVPSCMAWIKYISTTFYCYRLLTRIQYEDGKKISYLLDCYHGDKGGCRFVEEDVVGQIGTLGCTGVLLFMFVFYRLLAYLALRRIKS; from the exons ATGCCAACACCAAATGGAGACTCCTCTAACACCAATCTCCCTCCCAAACACAACCCTCAAGAATCATGTGATCTTCCTCCTTTTTTGTCTTCTTCTTATCCCATCACCCTTAAG TTCATGGACGTAGCATACCGGTTGAAGATAGAGGACAAACAAAAGACCGGAGGGAGCATCAAGAGGTTGTTTACGCCGCACCAATCATCACCGTCTGATCAAGGATCAAGGGCAGGCGCGCCGCAGGAGCGAGTTATTTTAAAAGGCGTGACGGGAATAGCACACCCAGGAGAGATCTTAGCGGTGCTAGGTCCATCGGGGAGCGGAAAATCGACGCTCCTAAACGCGCTCGCGGGGAGGCTCCATGGAAACGGCCTCACCGGAACAATTCTCGCCAACTCCGGCAAACTCAACAAATCTGTTCTTCGGAGAACCGGGTTCGTTACACAGGACGACATCCTCTACCCACATCTCACGGTTCGCGAGACGCTGGTGTTCTGCGCTATGCTGCGCCTCCCGCGCGCGCTGCCGCGCGCGGCGAAGGTCGCGGCGGCGGAGTCGGCAATCGCGGAGCTAGGATTGAGGAAGTGCGAGCACACGATAATCGGAAACAGCTTCATCCGCGGCGTCTCCGGCGGGGAGCGGAAGCGCGTGAGCATCGCGCACGAGATGCTGGTGGACCCCTTGCTGCTGATACTGGACGAGCCTACCTCCGGACTGGACTCGACGGCGGCACACCGCCTCGTGGTGACGCTCGGGACACTGGCGAAGAAGGGCAAAAGTGTAATTACATCGGTGCACCAACCTTCCAGCCGTGTGTACCAGATGTTCGATAAAGTTGTGTTGCTATCGGAAGGACAGTGTTTGTACTTCGGCAAAGGAAGCGACGCCATGCGGTACTTTCAGTCGGTTGGTTTCGCGCCGTCTTTTCCCATGAATCCGGCGGACTTCCTGCTCGATCTCGCTAACG GTGTTAGCCACGTCGATGGTCAAAGTGAAAAAGATAGACCAAACATAAAGCAAAGCCTAATCCATTCATACAACACAATACTGGGTCCCAAGGTAAAAGCTGCCTGCATGGACACCGCTACTGTTCCTACAAAAAGCACAAACCCTTTGAGAAGCAGCTGTTCGAAAGAATGTAGACGTAGCAACAGGGTTAGCTTCTTTGATTGGTTTTACCAATTCAGTATCCTACTCCAGAGGAGCCTCAAAGAAAGAAAACACGAATCCTTCAACACTCTGAGAGTCTTTCAAGTTATTGCTGCAGCACTATTAGCTGGTTTAATGTGGTGGCACTCAGATTACAGGAACATTCAAGATAGGCTTGGCCTTCTCTTCTTCATTGCCATCTTCTGGGGAGTCTTCCCGTCTTTTAACTCAGTATTTGCATTCCCTCAAGAACGTGCCATCTTTATGAAAGAGCGAGCTTCTGGTATGTACAAATTGTCCTCATATTTCATGGCTCGAATTGTTGGAGACCTGCCCATGGAGCTTATTCTCCCCACGATTTTCCTCGTTATTACATATTGGATGGGTGGATTGAAGCAAGATTTGTGGGCTTTTGTGTTGACTTTGTTGGTAGTGCTTGGATACGTGATGGTTTCACAGGGTCTTGGGCTTGCTTTAGGTGCAGCAATAATGGATGCCAAACAGGCTTCCACAGTGGCAGCAGTGACAATGCTTGCATTTGTGTTGACAGGTGGATACTATGTCCATAAGGTGCCATCTTGCATGGCTTGGATCAAGTATATATCCACAACCTTCTACTGTTATAGGCTGCTGACTAGAATCCAATATGAGGATGGCAAGAAGATATCATATCTATTAGATTGCTATCATGGTGATAAGGGTGGCTGCAGGTTTGTTGAGGAGGATGTGGTGGGGCAAATTGGCACTCTGGGCTGCACTGGGGTGTTGCTTTTCATGTTTGTGTTCTACAGATTATTGGCTTACCTTGCATTGAGGCGCATCAAGAGTTGA
- the LOC137829008 gene encoding uncharacterized protein, which translates to MVEDFMSILSHVSLQSDIEDSRLWNDPPSYTFSVKSAYNKLGNYGSGGVSAFGYLWSLKVMPSAMFYVWRAFSNRLATKQNLLKRGVSLGDSLCVLCGREEETIAHTLLTCRESCALTRKAIGYGKAFGFQ; encoded by the exons ATGGTAGAGGATTTTATGTCTATATTGTCACATGTGTCATTACAATCTGATATAGAAGATTCAAGGTTATGGAATGATCCTCCATCATATACTTTTTCGGTAAAATCTGCATATAATAAGTTGGGTAACTATGGGTCTGGGGGGGTATCAGCGTTTGGTTATCTTTGGAGCTTAAAGGTCATGCCCTCAGCCATGTTCTATGTGTGGAGGGCTTTCTCGAATAGGTTAGCAACAAAACAGAATTTGCTCAAAAGAGGAGTGTCTTTAGGAGATTCTTTATGCGTTTTATGTGGAAGGGAAGAGGAGACAATTGCACACACCCTCCTTACATGTAGGGAATCAT GTGCTTTAACAAGGAAGGCAATAGGTTATGGAAAAGCCTTTGGGTTTCAATAG
- the LOC137829009 gene encoding uncharacterized protein: MVATRNNNDAMAEQMTMIQTLQAQMEELRQKGMEDHRQHEEDRRRQEEEIALLREQNAQLQQQVDNPEREGQSHMADRTASLIPTPANTNPASRAETVERKSSKRGHPFTDEIITTPLLDKWRGLAIKLYDGSTDPDEHLNVYKTQMTLYTTDNNVWCKVFPTSLPGEPLTWFTELPPNSIDDFDILAVKFSTQYATSRPHHMSSMSLLAVQQEKGESLRTFLDRFNKACMHIRGLKQEVALHHLVSAIRPSRFTESLIKKPPQDMEDLRTRATKFMQIEEHIDYHQRFKTVGSKVLKDQTPNKEREVETERTVRITPRSDRSRGGRIPRFNSYTPLTVPRGRALDEALQTDLILILKQYQTPPNADTAKHCQYH; encoded by the coding sequence ATGGTTGCGACAAGAAACAACAACGACGCTATGGCAGAACAGATGACTATGATTCAAACCCTCCAAGCTCAGATGGAGGAACTGCGACAAAAGGGGATGGAAGACCATCGTCAACATGAAGAAGATAGACGCcgccaagaagaagaaatcgccttattaagagagcagaatgcacaACTCCAGCAACAGGTCGATAATCCCGAACGAGAAGGCCAATCCCATATGGCCGACCGAACCGCCTCTCTCATACCTACACCGGCCAATACCAATCCTGCTTCCAGAGCTGAAACAGTCGAAAGAAAGTCAAGTAAAAGGGGTCATCCTTTTACAGACGAAATTATCACCACACCACTTCTTGACAAATGGAGAGGTCTCGCTATTAAACTCTATGACGgctcgaccgacccggacgagcatttaaatgtctacaagacgcaaatgactttgtataccACAGATAATAATGTGTGGTGTAAAGTATTCCCCACGTCCCTTCCGGGAGAACCTCTTACCTGGTTTACAGAGCTGCCTCCGAACTCCATTGACGACTTTGACATCTTAGCTGTAAAATTCTCCACTCAATATGCCACCAGCCGACCGCATCACatgtcctccatgtctctcctagcggtacaacaagaaaaaggtgaatctcTCAGAACCTTTCTAGATAGGTTCAACAAAGCATGTATGCACATCCGAGGACTCAAGCAGGAAGTTGCATTGCACCATTTGGTCTCGGCCATCCGGCCGAGCCGTTTTACTGAAAGTCTCATCAAGAAGCCGCCTCAAGACATGGAAGACCTTCGAACTcgagcaaccaaattcatgcaaatcgaAGAACACATCGATTACCACCAACGGTTCAAAACCGTCGGATCTAAAGTCCTCAAAGATCAAACCCCGAACAAAGAAAGAGAAGTCGAGACCGAACGAACCGTCCGAATCACTCCAAGATCCGACCGGAGCAGAGGAGGCCGAATCCCCAGGTTTAACAGTTACACCCCCTTAACTGTGCCGAGGGGACGAGCCCTAGATGAAGCACTACAAACAGACTTAATCCTGATATTGAAGCAATATCAAACGCCACCGAATGCAGACACCGCTAAGCATTGTCAATACCATTGA
- the LOC137828832 gene encoding uncharacterized protein, which translates to MDSSSSSAAASVSEHTKVVPKQCDIFHTGKYPSSRRTHSSSSSSSFESFYFPEDPLLSPSSPLRFSGVPFSWEHLPGIPKKQNSKKKLQESSLKLLPLPPPTTTHSSKKLSQEEARVRKKNSIQSVFQRDPFFAALVECSKDDSEETSRNLWNGAKVPRSVSDRFGFISLYGSCKRTCAVSESLVYLPSSRRSTCEHVSPRSL; encoded by the coding sequence ATggattcttcttcatcatcagcAGCAGCAAGTGTTAGTGAGCATACAAAGGTTGTTCCAAAACAATGTGACATCTTCCATACAGGAAAGTACCCTTCATCTCGCAGGACTCATTCCTCatcctcctcttcctcctttGAGTCATTCTATTTCCCTGAGGATCCTCTTCTTAGTCCTTCATCTCCCCTTAGATTCTCAGGTGTTCCATTTTCTTGGGAACACTTGCCTGGAATTCCCAAGAAACAGAACTCCAAAAAGAAGCTGCAGGAGTCATCCTTGAAACTATTACCATTGCCCCCACCAACCACCACACACTCTTCTAAGAAGCTCAGTCAGGAAGAAGCAAGGGTGAGGAAGAAGAACTCAATACAAAGTGTTTTCCAAAGGGATCCTTTCTTTGCTGCACTGGTGGAATGCTCAAAGGATGATAGTGAAGAAACAAGTAGAAACTTGTGGAATGGAGCTAAGGTGCCAAGGAGTGTGAGTGATCGTTTTGGGTTCATTAGCCTTTATGGTTCTTGCAAGAGAACTTGTGCTGTTTCTGAGTCTTTAGTCTACCTTCCAAGCTCAAGAAGAAGCACCTGTGAACATGTTAGTCCCAGGTccctctaa